A genomic stretch from Neomonachus schauinslandi chromosome 14, ASM220157v2, whole genome shotgun sequence includes:
- the LOC110577079 gene encoding LOW QUALITY PROTEIN: COX assembly mitochondrial protein 2 homolog (The sequence of the model RefSeq protein was modified relative to this genomic sequence to represent the inferred CDS: deleted 1 base in 1 codon; substituted 1 base at 1 genomic stop codon) translates to MHPDLPPHLDTXECNVRLTNLLKECHKNHSILKFFGHCNDLDQEMKKCVKNEYMEKRTKSREHGSATRKRLFNPTEESEK, encoded by the exons ATGCATCCTGACTTACCTCCACACTTGGACACTTAAGAATGCAACGTC CGATTAACTAACTTGCTTAAGGAATGTCACAAAAATCACAGCATTCTGAAATTTTTTGGTCATTGCAATGATCTTGATCAGGAGATGAAAAAATGCGTGAAGAATGAGTACATGGAAAAGAGGACCAAGAGCAGGGAGCATGGCAGTGCGACACGTAAAAGACTTTTTAATCCCACAGaggaatctgaaaaataa